One segment of Tamlana crocina DNA contains the following:
- a CDS encoding T9SS type A sorting domain-containing protein, producing MKKIIHSLILLLVSLPSFAIDIVSSSASQITGGLNVNVETFWTEGFSLLSSNFSIENNVINLSICFKEEGTLAYHQEDNDFFIPLTNSGNYTINIDVIVSSLGSTTCDSTVVTDTDSTSAVYNSLSTNDFKGLGKESFIIFPNPASTKVNLKVEKVFLKGIYLLDSFGRVITRLNNLHKQNIEFDISHLNQGVYFIAVETDNKVFYKKLLKKEQT from the coding sequence ATGAAAAAAATAATACATTCTCTAATTCTATTGTTAGTTTCTCTACCATCATTTGCAATAGATATAGTTAGCAGTTCTGCCTCACAAATAACCGGAGGTTTAAATGTAAATGTTGAAACCTTTTGGACTGAAGGGTTTAGTTTATTAAGCAGTAATTTTTCAATAGAAAATAATGTAATAAATCTTTCAATTTGTTTCAAAGAAGAAGGTACCTTAGCGTATCACCAAGAAGATAATGATTTTTTTATCCCATTAACTAATAGTGGTAATTACACGATTAATATTGATGTTATTGTATCTTCACTAGGTTCTACAACATGTGATTCAACTGTCGTGACAGATACAGATTCTACTAGTGCGGTATATAACTCTTTATCAACCAATGATTTTAAAGGTTTAGGAAAGGAAAGTTTTATTATATTTCCTAACCCTGCATCAACAAAAGTCAATTTAAAAGTTGAGAAAGTTTTCCTCAAAGGAATTTATTTATTGGATAGCTTTGGTAGGGTCATAACAAGGTTAAATAATTTACATAAACAAAATATTGAATTTGACATTTCCCACTTAAATCAAGGTGTTTATTTTATTGCAGTAGAAACCGATAATAAAGTTTTTTATAAAAAACTGCTTAAAAAGGAACAAACCTGA
- a CDS encoding SPFH domain-containing protein, with translation MSFFYLPFIILGLVILFASFFIVKQQTAAIIERFGKFHSIRQSGLQLKIPLIDKVAGRLSLKIQQLDVIVETKTLDDVFVRLKVSVQYRVLSQKVYDAFYKLDYPHDQITSYVFDVVRAEVPKMKLDDVFVKKDDIALAVKAELNDAMLDYGFDIIKTLVTDIDPDPQVKAAMNRINASEREKIAAQFEGDAQRILIVEKAKAEAESKRLQGQGIADQRREIARGLEESVEVLNRVGINSQEASALIVVTQHYDTLQSLGEETNSNLILLPNAPQAGSNMLNDMVASFTASNQIGEAMKNAKKKKEE, from the coding sequence ATGAGCTTCTTTTATCTTCCCTTTATTATTCTTGGCCTGGTTATTTTATTTGCCTCGTTTTTTATCGTGAAGCAGCAAACCGCTGCTATTATCGAACGATTTGGAAAATTCCACAGTATTCGCCAATCGGGGCTTCAACTTAAAATTCCATTGATTGACAAAGTCGCTGGGCGATTAAGCTTAAAAATTCAACAATTGGATGTTATCGTTGAAACCAAAACATTGGATGATGTATTTGTTCGTTTGAAAGTATCCGTTCAATACCGTGTTTTGAGTCAAAAAGTGTACGATGCCTTTTATAAATTGGATTATCCACACGACCAAATTACCAGTTACGTATTTGATGTGGTGCGTGCCGAAGTACCAAAAATGAAATTGGATGATGTGTTTGTTAAAAAAGATGACATCGCACTTGCCGTTAAAGCGGAACTCAACGATGCTATGCTCGATTATGGATTCGACATCATTAAAACGCTTGTAACCGACATTGATCCCGATCCACAGGTAAAGGCTGCCATGAACCGTATTAATGCCTCAGAACGCGAAAAAATAGCCGCACAGTTCGAAGGCGACGCCCAACGTATATTAATTGTTGAAAAAGCCAAAGCGGAAGCTGAAAGTAAGCGTTTGCAGGGTCAGGGTATTGCCGATCAACGTCGCGAGATTGCCCGAGGTTTGGAAGAGTCGGTTGAAGTGTTGAACCGCGTTGGAATTAACAGCCAAGAGGCTTCTGCATTAATTGTTGTAACGCAGCATTACGACACCTTGCAATCTTTAGGAGAAGAAACCAATAGCAACCTTATTTTATTGCCCAATGCGCCACAGGCTGGCAGCAACATGCTAAACGATATGGTGGCCAGTTTTACTGCTAGTAACCAAATTGGAGAGGCCATGAAAAACGCCAAAAAGAAAAAAGAGGAATAA
- a CDS encoding response regulator transcription factor: MKKIKLIIADDHELFRNGLKELLKKHDDIDIVKSVGDGKEFMEALEINNDIDIVLLDITMPNMDGFEVLSQIKKQNARVKPIVISMHDDGNYIAKCAKAGAYGYMLKNTDEDELIKVIRIVDQGKKYFSPMIAEKMVNFMSEQKVSENILSNKEKEVLELISEGLTTKDIAAKLFVSTRTIETHRANILRKLEVKNTAELIKKAAQINLI, from the coding sequence ATGAAGAAAATAAAACTAATCATAGCTGACGACCACGAGCTTTTTAGAAATGGCTTAAAAGAACTGTTGAAAAAGCACGACGATATCGACATTGTAAAATCCGTTGGAGACGGAAAAGAATTTATGGAAGCGTTGGAAATAAATAATGATATCGACATTGTTTTGCTCGACATTACCATGCCAAACATGGATGGTTTTGAGGTTTTAAGCCAAATAAAGAAACAAAACGCAAGAGTAAAACCTATTGTGATTTCGATGCATGACGATGGAAACTATATCGCCAAATGTGCTAAAGCGGGCGCCTATGGCTACATGCTTAAAAACACCGATGAAGACGAGTTAATTAAGGTAATCCGGATTGTTGATCAGGGCAAAAAATACTTCAGCCCCATGATTGCCGAAAAGATGGTCAATTTTATGTCTGAACAAAAAGTTAGCGAAAACATTCTGTCCAATAAAGAAAAGGAGGTGTTAGAGCTTATTTCAGAGGGCTTGACTACCAAAGATATTGCTGCGAAATTATTTGTAAGCACGCGAACAATTGAAACCCACCGCGCCAATATTTTGAGAAAGCTTGAAGTAAAAAATACCGCCGAATTGATAAAAAAAGCCGCACAGATTAATTTGATTTAA
- a CDS encoding alpha/beta hydrolase has protein sequence MKYAIIHQTILLLLVFQFSFTNAQNKFETPYGNNDSVGKYVELNGAKIYYEEYGKGEPLLLIHGNKGDIKTMEYQIDYFKNKYRIIVADSRGQGKSELKTDSLTFNQIAKDWESLVNYLKLDSINILGWSDGGVIGLKMGINRNIKIKKIVAMAPNLRPDTTAVHAWAPKGVKERLISARKMRSKGDNSRDWESYIQLSEMLLYQPNISHSDLKKIKAQVLIIVGDRDIIKNEHAVEIYNNLPKGQLCIMPGLNHGAPQNNPIIFNEIANRFLTEKFDYKIKK, from the coding sequence ATGAAATATGCGATAATTCATCAAACCATATTACTTTTATTGGTTTTTCAATTTAGTTTTACAAATGCCCAAAATAAATTTGAAACACCTTATGGAAATAATGATTCCGTTGGAAAGTATGTAGAATTAAATGGAGCTAAAATTTATTATGAAGAATATGGTAAGGGTGAACCATTACTCTTAATACATGGAAACAAAGGAGACATTAAAACAATGGAATATCAAATTGACTATTTCAAAAATAAATACAGAATCATTGTTGCTGACAGTAGAGGCCAAGGGAAATCGGAATTAAAAACAGACTCTCTTACTTTTAATCAAATTGCAAAAGATTGGGAGAGCTTAGTGAATTATTTGAAGTTGGATTCCATAAATATACTTGGTTGGAGTGATGGAGGCGTAATAGGATTAAAAATGGGTATCAATAGAAACATTAAAATAAAGAAAATAGTCGCAATGGCGCCAAACTTGAGACCAGACACTACAGCTGTCCATGCTTGGGCTCCCAAAGGAGTTAAAGAAAGATTAATAAGTGCAAGAAAAATGAGGTCTAAAGGAGATAATTCCCGTGACTGGGAATCATATATACAATTATCAGAAATGTTATTATATCAACCCAATATAAGTCATTCTGATTTAAAAAAAATAAAAGCCCAAGTATTGATAATTGTCGGTGACAGAGATATTATAAAAAATGAACATGCAGTAGAAATTTATAATAATCTTCCTAAAGGTCAACTTTGTATTATGCCAGGTCTTAATCATGGAGCTCCTCAGAACAATCCAATAATTTTTAACGAAATAGCAAATAGATTTTTAACTGAAAAATTTGATTATAAAATTAAAAAATAA